One region of Pseudomonas sp. B21-040 genomic DNA includes:
- the copC gene encoding copper homeostasis periplasmic binding protein CopC, producing MRTIKITAITLGLLMSTLAQAHPKLLSSTPAEGADGTSPNTIELHFSENLMTQFSGAKLVMTEMPGMAHSPMPMKAKVAAGSDPKTMLITPLSPLPTGSYNVEWRAVSSDTHPITGNVSFKVK from the coding sequence ATGCGCACCATCAAAATCACCGCTATCACCCTCGGACTGCTGATGAGCACACTCGCTCAAGCGCACCCGAAACTGCTCTCCTCCACCCCCGCTGAAGGTGCCGACGGTACGTCGCCGAACACCATCGAACTGCACTTCTCCGAAAACCTCATGACCCAATTCTCCGGCGCAAAACTGGTCATGACCGAAATGCCCGGCATGGCCCACTCACCGATGCCGATGAAAGCCAAAGTCGCCGCTGGCAGCGACCCGAAAACCATGCTCATCACCCCGCTCTCGCCACTGCCCACGGGCAGCTACAACGTCGAATGGCGCGCGGTGTCTTCGGACACGCATCCGATAACCGGCAACGTTTCGTTCAAAGTGAAGTGA
- a CDS encoding copper resistance protein B, which produces MTRLIPISFALMTAGLPLSSAMAATPDMQGMDHSQMTGMDPSQMQSMDDFQMQPAAPTESRTPIPVLTDADRAAVFVSPGGHNVHDSALNYYFLADKLEWQDADDASTLAWDLSGWVGGDIDRLWLRSEGERSNGKTEDAEIQALWGHAISPWWDVVSGVRQDFKPGAPQTWAAFGVQGMALYNFEAEATAFIGEAGQTGARLEGDYDILLTNRLILQPTAELNAYGKNDPQRGIGSGLSNTEAGLRLRYEIRREFAPYIGVTWNRTYGKTADYAADEGEDRSETRLVLGVRLWF; this is translated from the coding sequence ATGACCAGACTTATCCCGATTTCTTTCGCGCTCATGACTGCGGGCCTGCCGCTCTCATCGGCCATGGCCGCCACCCCCGACATGCAGGGCATGGACCACAGCCAAATGACCGGCATGGACCCCAGCCAGATGCAAAGCATGGACGACTTCCAGATGCAGCCCGCCGCGCCGACCGAAAGTCGCACGCCGATCCCGGTGCTGACCGATGCCGACCGCGCCGCCGTGTTCGTCAGCCCCGGCGGCCACAATGTGCATGACAGCGCGCTCAACTATTACTTCCTTGCCGACAAACTCGAATGGCAGGACGCCGACGACGCCAGCACGCTCGCGTGGGATCTCTCCGGCTGGGTCGGCGGCGACATCGATCGCCTGTGGTTGCGCTCCGAAGGCGAGCGCAGCAACGGCAAGACCGAAGACGCCGAAATCCAGGCCCTGTGGGGCCACGCGATTTCCCCCTGGTGGGACGTGGTGAGCGGCGTTCGCCAGGACTTCAAACCCGGTGCCCCGCAAACCTGGGCGGCATTCGGCGTACAAGGCATGGCGCTGTACAACTTCGAAGCCGAGGCCACTGCGTTCATTGGCGAAGCAGGTCAAACCGGCGCGAGGCTGGAAGGCGACTACGACATTCTGCTGACCAACCGGCTCATCTTGCAGCCGACAGCCGAACTGAATGCCTATGGCAAAAACGACCCACAACGCGGCATCGGCTCCGGCCTGTCCAACACCGAAGCCGGCCTGCGCCTGCGTTACGAAATCCGCCGAGAGTTCGCGCCTTACATCGGTGTGACCTGGAACCGCACGTACGGCAAAACCGCCGATTACGCCGCTGATGAAGGCGAAGATCGCAGTGAAACGCGCCTCGTCCTCGGCGTTCGACTGTGGTTCTGA
- a CDS encoding copper resistance system multicopper oxidase produces the protein MHSTTSRRTFVKGLAAGGLLGGLGLWHTPVWAVTSPGETQVLAGTDFDLLIGETPVNITGNPRTAMTINGGIPGPLLRWREGDTVTLRVRNALKDDTSIHWHGILLPANMDGVPGLSFHGIEPGGMYVYQFKVRQNGTYWYHSHSGLQEQSGVYGPLVIDAKEPEPFQYDRDYVVMLTDWTDEDAAGLMKKLKKQSDYYNYNKPTVGDFIHDVGEKGWGATVADRKMWAEMKMNPTDLADVSGATYTYLMNGQAPDMNWTGVFRPGEKLRLRFINGSAMTYFDVRIPGLKMTVVAADGLHVKPVSVDEFRIAVAETFDVIIEPTQEAYTLFAQSMDRSGYARGTLTAKAGLSAPIPALDPRPLVTMDDMGMGGMDHGSMGDMAGMDHSSMAMPGMQSHPDTEKDNPLVDMQAMTTSPKLDDPGLGLRNNGRRVLTYSDLRSTFEDPDGREPGRTLELHLTGHMEKFAWSFNGVKFSDAEPLRLKYGERVRVVLVNDTMMTHPIHLHGMWSDLEDENGQFMVRKHTIDMPPGSRRSYRVTADALGRWAYHCHLLYHMEMGMFREVRVEE, from the coding sequence ATGCATTCCACTACTTCAAGACGCACCTTCGTGAAGGGACTGGCCGCCGGCGGGTTGCTCGGCGGCCTCGGTTTATGGCACACGCCTGTCTGGGCGGTCACCAGCCCCGGCGAAACTCAGGTCCTGGCGGGTACCGATTTCGACCTGTTGATCGGCGAAACTCCAGTCAACATCACCGGCAACCCGCGCACCGCCATGACCATCAACGGCGGCATTCCCGGCCCGTTGCTGCGCTGGCGTGAAGGCGACACCGTCACCTTGCGGGTGCGCAACGCACTCAAGGACGACACCTCCATTCACTGGCACGGCATTTTGCTGCCGGCCAACATGGACGGCGTGCCGGGGTTGAGCTTCCACGGCATCGAACCCGGCGGAATGTACGTCTACCAATTCAAGGTTCGGCAAAACGGTACTTACTGGTACCACAGCCATTCTGGCCTTCAGGAACAGTCCGGCGTCTACGGCCCGTTGGTGATCGACGCCAAAGAGCCGGAACCCTTCCAGTACGACCGCGATTACGTGGTGATGCTGACCGACTGGACCGACGAAGACGCGGCCGGTCTGATGAAGAAGCTGAAAAAACAGTCCGACTACTACAACTACAACAAACCCACCGTGGGGGATTTCATCCACGACGTCGGCGAGAAAGGTTGGGGCGCAACGGTCGCGGATCGAAAGATGTGGGCCGAGATGAAGATGAACCCCACCGACCTGGCCGACGTCAGCGGCGCCACTTATACCTATTTGATGAACGGCCAGGCGCCGGACATGAACTGGACCGGTGTGTTCCGGCCTGGTGAAAAGCTGCGCCTGCGCTTCATCAACGGTTCCGCCATGACCTACTTCGACGTGCGCATTCCCGGCCTGAAAATGACCGTGGTGGCAGCAGATGGATTGCACGTCAAACCGGTGAGCGTCGACGAGTTTCGTATCGCGGTGGCGGAGACGTTCGATGTGATCATCGAGCCGACACAAGAGGCCTACACCCTCTTCGCCCAGTCAATGGATCGCAGCGGTTATGCGCGCGGCACGCTGACCGCGAAGGCCGGGTTATCCGCACCAATCCCTGCGCTGGACCCTCGCCCGCTGGTGACCATGGATGACATGGGCATGGGCGGGATGGACCACGGCAGCATGGGGGATATGGCGGGCATGGATCACAGCAGCATGGCGATGCCGGGCATGCAATCTCATCCAGACACGGAAAAAGACAACCCGCTGGTGGACATGCAAGCCATGACCACGTCGCCAAAACTCGACGACCCGGGATTGGGCCTGCGCAACAACGGGCGACGAGTCCTCACCTATTCCGACCTGCGCAGCACTTTCGAAGACCCGGATGGCCGCGAGCCCGGTCGCACCCTTGAGCTGCACCTCACCGGCCACATGGAGAAGTTCGCCTGGTCGTTCAACGGCGTGAAATTTTCCGATGCCGAACCGCTGCGCCTCAAGTACGGCGAGCGGGTTCGGGTAGTGCTGGTCAACGACACGATGATGACCCACCCCATCCACCTGCACGGCATGTGGAGTGATCTGGAAGACGAGAACGGCCAGTTCATGGTGCGCAAACACACGATCGACATGCCACCGGGTTCCAGGCGCAGCTACCGGGTGACCGCCGATGCGCTTGGTCGCTGGGCCTATCACTGCCATCTCCTGTACCACATGGAAATGGGCATGTTCCGTGAAGTTCGCGTGGAAGAATGA
- a CDS encoding murein L,D-transpeptidase catalytic domain family protein — translation MALLRFGLPFAALLLTAMSVPSAYADSLAAALVKAAPSADAKVIDLAVRASKCSIAQGRAPVQRLAIIDYSLPSTEQRLWVFDLKKRKLLFHELVAHGRNSGENMAVNFSNQNESFATSLGLYRTQSSYVGQNGYSLRMEGLEPGFNDNAYDRAIVIHGAPYVSPMLARVNGRIGRSLGCPAVRPAIAHRLIDSMKDGQLLFSYYPDQRWLKSSSYINCGSGTVASAFKPNKG, via the coding sequence ATGGCGCTACTACGTTTTGGCCTTCCATTCGCGGCCCTGTTACTGACTGCAATGTCCGTACCGTCAGCCTACGCCGATTCGCTTGCCGCCGCCCTCGTCAAAGCAGCGCCGAGCGCCGACGCCAAGGTCATTGACCTGGCCGTCCGCGCTTCAAAATGCAGCATCGCTCAAGGCAGAGCCCCCGTCCAAAGGCTCGCCATTATCGACTATTCCTTGCCTTCGACTGAACAACGTTTGTGGGTCTTTGACCTGAAAAAACGCAAACTGCTGTTCCATGAACTGGTAGCACACGGTCGAAACAGCGGCGAGAACATGGCCGTTAACTTCTCCAATCAAAACGAAAGCTTCGCCACCAGTCTCGGCTTGTACCGTACACAGTCAAGTTATGTCGGCCAAAATGGCTACTCGCTGCGCATGGAAGGCCTGGAGCCGGGTTTCAACGACAACGCGTACGACCGGGCGATCGTGATTCATGGCGCCCCCTATGTCAGCCCGATGCTGGCCCGTGTGAATGGCCGGATTGGCAGAAGCCTCGGTTGCCCGGCCGTTCGGCCGGCGATTGCGCATCGGCTGATTGATTCGATGAAGGATGGGCAACTGTTGTTCTCCTACTATCCGGATCAGCGCTGGTTGAAGTCGTCTTCTTATATCAATTGCGGTAGCGGCACGGTTGCTTCGGCATTCAAGCCAAATAAAGGCTGA
- a CDS encoding murein L,D-transpeptidase, protein MVQLTRLFVISRILFMGFLISGAAIAETSPIESAIAPSTVMDAAADDIVAQTIQASLAPLKTAFPPLLTSKRHRRVDVSRLVMDFYTHRAYRAAWTNDSDVAQLIKSLNDTQADGLNPADFHIDEIVRTQPSVQTLTVTPEQRAAFDIATTHTFIAALLQLRRGKVDPSRLDNHWNFDGNGVDPREDVNAFFIALDHHDVASAFAQAPPQAAVYVGLRQALAQLRGIRDRGGWPKVAVDHSLKPGMDEPAVAQLRARMVAAGFLDPRLIRGTKYDGAVTAAVKKYQTEQYLGADGVAGATTLAALNVPVDARIDQVRVNLERARWLLYKLQGTFVIVDIAGYKVAMYRDGKPIWRSRVQVGKAARNTPIFQAQITYITFNPTWTVPPTILKEDVLPKIQANPGYLAANRMRVLDREGNVLDPSSVDWSNARGLTLRQDSGPDSSLGQVVIRFPNDYAIYLHDTPHRELFAKTVRATSSGCIRVENPLQLVELLFNDPVKWNSAGIQKQLANGKTENVMLPVKVPVLLAYWTVDLESDGRVAFKPDVYGYDAPVLQALNRPSPVPALDLRAATGSVVAVRPDL, encoded by the coding sequence ATGGTGCAATTAACAAGGTTATTCGTCATAAGCCGCATACTTTTTATGGGCTTTCTGATAAGTGGTGCAGCGATTGCTGAAACTTCGCCGATTGAGTCGGCAATTGCGCCGAGCACCGTTATGGACGCCGCAGCGGACGACATCGTCGCTCAAACGATTCAGGCCTCGCTCGCCCCTCTGAAAACCGCCTTCCCGCCCTTGCTCACCTCAAAGCGCCATCGGCGGGTGGATGTCAGTCGTCTGGTGATGGATTTTTACACCCATCGCGCCTATCGCGCGGCGTGGACGAATGACAGCGATGTCGCGCAGTTGATCAAAAGCCTGAACGACACGCAGGCCGACGGCTTGAACCCGGCGGATTTCCATATCGATGAAATTGTCCGTACGCAGCCCTCAGTACAAACCTTGACGGTCACACCTGAGCAGCGGGCAGCGTTTGATATCGCCACCACCCACACCTTTATTGCTGCGCTGCTGCAATTGCGGCGCGGCAAAGTCGATCCGTCGCGGCTCGATAATCACTGGAATTTTGACGGCAATGGCGTCGATCCCCGTGAGGACGTCAATGCCTTCTTCATCGCACTCGACCATCACGACGTGGCGAGCGCTTTTGCCCAGGCGCCGCCGCAAGCAGCGGTCTACGTTGGTTTGCGCCAGGCGCTTGCGCAATTGCGCGGGATTCGGGACCGGGGCGGCTGGCCGAAAGTAGCTGTAGACCATTCGCTCAAACCCGGCATGGACGAACCTGCTGTCGCCCAACTGCGCGCGAGAATGGTCGCGGCAGGCTTTCTCGATCCGCGATTGATCCGCGGCACGAAGTACGACGGCGCCGTCACCGCAGCGGTGAAGAAGTATCAGACCGAGCAATACCTGGGTGCAGATGGCGTGGCGGGGGCGACGACGCTGGCGGCGCTGAATGTGCCCGTTGATGCGCGCATCGACCAGGTGCGGGTGAACCTGGAACGGGCGCGCTGGCTGCTTTATAAACTTCAGGGCACGTTCGTTATTGTCGATATCGCCGGCTACAAGGTGGCGATGTACCGCGATGGCAAGCCGATCTGGCGTTCCCGGGTACAGGTCGGTAAAGCGGCGCGCAATACACCGATTTTCCAGGCGCAGATCACCTACATCACGTTTAACCCGACCTGGACCGTGCCGCCTACGATCCTCAAGGAAGACGTGCTGCCAAAAATTCAGGCCAATCCCGGTTACCTGGCCGCCAACCGGATGCGAGTACTGGATCGCGAGGGCAATGTGCTCGACCCGTCTTCCGTCGACTGGAGCAACGCACGCGGGCTCACCCTGCGTCAGGACTCCGGGCCCGACAGCTCGTTGGGGCAGGTGGTAATCCGCTTCCCCAACGACTATGCGATTTACCTGCACGACACACCGCATCGCGAACTGTTTGCCAAAACGGTCCGGGCAACCAGTTCGGGCTGCATCCGCGTAGAGAACCCGCTGCAATTGGTGGAGCTGTTGTTCAACGATCCGGTTAAATGGAACAGCGCCGGCATTCAAAAACAACTGGCCAATGGCAAGACCGAGAACGTCATGCTTCCTGTGAAAGTGCCGGTGTTGTTGGCGTACTGGACGGTGGATCTGGAGAGTGACGGGCGGGTGGCGTTCAAGCCGGATGTGTATGGCTACGATGCGCCGGTGTTGCAGGCGCTGAACCGGCCTTCGCCAGTACCGGCGCTGGATTTGCGCGCGGCGACGGGGTCTGTGGTGGCGGTGAGGCCGGATCTGTAA
- a CDS encoding GGDEF domain-containing protein, whose protein sequence is MPIPIHDPHHAPGGTLKRLPLLKAAVLFIAAVCLCLCGLLYLQLQQSQRHDLEVAQVASSNLTRAMAQQAEDTFMKADLVLTSLVDWIQVDGYGPAQHSRLQKTFARRVLALDQLHGIFLFDKQGQWVVTSFEDLPRGAGVADRDYFKFHQQNVSSVAHIGPAIRSRENGEWILPVSRRINDKNGNFQGVLLAGIKMAYFDQFFKSFSLDDQGSMFLALTDGTLLARRPFVESQINTSLAQGDIFRNLLPNAPAGNAMISSMVDGIVRLHGYRQLEGYPLVVSAASSRDSVLQGWYDTAFQSSVIVALVILGVGLFGWVFIHQVRDSERIEADLRKAQEALELIATHDSLTGLANRRLFERALDIEFARGARQLSSLSLVMLDIDFFKRYNDAYGHVAGDHCLAEVARALKSCCHRKADLAVRYGGEEFAVLLPNTDIHGALAIAEQIRRSVMDKNITHSGSPTGYVTVSLGCYAFIPSGRDSIEVFIERADAALYQAKHSGRNRSAVLSMEGGVEALMRSDR, encoded by the coding sequence TTGCCTATCCCCATTCACGACCCGCATCACGCCCCCGGTGGCACGTTGAAACGGTTACCGCTGCTTAAAGCCGCGGTGCTGTTTATCGCGGCAGTGTGCCTGTGTCTTTGTGGTTTGCTGTACCTGCAACTACAGCAGTCGCAGCGCCACGACCTGGAAGTGGCGCAAGTGGCGTCGTCGAACCTGACCCGAGCCATGGCGCAGCAAGCTGAAGACACCTTCATGAAGGCCGATCTGGTGCTGACCAGTCTGGTGGACTGGATTCAGGTTGACGGCTATGGCCCTGCGCAACACTCGCGCTTGCAGAAAACCTTTGCCCGCAGGGTGCTGGCGCTGGACCAGTTGCACGGGATTTTCCTGTTCGACAAGCAGGGGCAGTGGGTGGTGACTTCGTTCGAGGACCTGCCTCGGGGCGCTGGAGTGGCCGATCGGGACTACTTCAAGTTTCACCAGCAGAATGTGTCCTCGGTTGCGCACATCGGGCCGGCCATCCGCAGTCGGGAGAATGGCGAGTGGATCCTTCCGGTTTCCAGGCGCATCAATGACAAAAACGGCAACTTCCAAGGGGTATTGCTGGCCGGGATCAAGATGGCGTACTTCGATCAGTTCTTCAAAAGCTTCAGCCTCGATGACCAGGGGTCGATGTTTTTGGCGCTGACCGATGGAACGCTGCTGGCGCGACGGCCGTTTGTGGAGTCGCAGATCAATACGTCATTGGCCCAGGGGGACATTTTCCGGAACCTGCTGCCCAACGCGCCCGCCGGCAACGCGATGATCAGTTCGATGGTGGATGGCATCGTTCGATTGCATGGTTATCGTCAGCTGGAGGGTTATCCACTGGTGGTTTCTGCGGCTTCTTCGCGGGACTCGGTTTTGCAGGGCTGGTACGACACGGCGTTTCAATCCAGCGTCATCGTGGCGTTGGTGATCCTTGGGGTGGGGCTGTTTGGCTGGGTGTTCATCCATCAAGTGCGCGATAGCGAGCGGATCGAGGCCGATTTGCGCAAAGCGCAAGAAGCCCTGGAGCTGATCGCCACCCATGACAGCCTGACCGGGCTGGCCAATCGTCGATTGTTCGAGCGAGCGCTGGACATCGAGTTCGCGCGCGGTGCCAGGCAGTTGAGTTCATTGAGCCTGGTCATGCTCGACATCGATTTCTTCAAACGTTACAACGACGCTTACGGCCATGTCGCCGGCGATCATTGCCTGGCCGAAGTGGCGCGAGCGCTGAAGAGTTGCTGTCATCGCAAAGCTGATCTGGCGGTGCGCTATGGCGGTGAAGAGTTCGCGGTGTTGTTACCCAATACCGATATCCACGGCGCGCTCGCGATTGCCGAACAAATCCGCCGCAGCGTCATGGACAAGAACATCACTCACAGCGGCTCACCCACCGGCTATGTGACGGTCAGTCTTGGCTGTTACGCGTTCATACCGTCAGGGCGCGACAGCATCGAAGTGTTCATCGAGCGTGCCGATGCAGCGCTGTATCAAGCCAAGCATTCGGGGCGCAATCGTTCTGCGGTGTTGTCCATGGAAGGGGGCGTGGAGGCGCTGATGCGCTCGGATCGTTGA
- a CDS encoding DUF1254 domain-containing protein: MLITQALTAVALTLAAAAVFPLASQAQTKVTPEEAHAIGVEAYLYFYPLLTMDITRKQFTNIEPGKEFGKGPMNMFVSVPQYPPASFKGVVRANFDTLYSIAWLDLTKEPLVISAPDTAGRFYLLPMLDMWSDVFASPGWRTTGTQASQFLVTPPGWTGTVPAGLSHLPAPTPFVWIIGRTKTDGEADYAAVHSIQAGYTVTPLSQLGKKAEPVTVKVDPAVDMKTPPKIQVDTLSAAKYFAYAAELLKVHPPHLTDQPILAQMQRIGIEVGKSFNIETLDPAVKAALQTVPEEAQTLMKWKVETLARVVNGWSMNTDTMGVYGNYYLKRAIVAQVGLGANLPEDAIYPLNMGDDKGKPLDGANKYVLHFDKAEVPPVNAFWSITLYDPEGFQVGNTLNRFAVSSWMPFKTNADGSLDIYFQNESPGKDLEANWLPAPKGPFNLTMRLYGPKPEALNGKWNPPAVKRL; this comes from the coding sequence ATGTTGATTACTCAAGCATTGACAGCCGTTGCTCTAACCCTTGCGGCCGCCGCCGTTTTTCCACTGGCCAGCCAGGCTCAAACCAAAGTCACCCCTGAAGAAGCACATGCCATCGGCGTTGAGGCCTACCTGTATTTTTATCCGCTATTGACCATGGACATCACCCGCAAGCAGTTCACCAATATCGAACCCGGCAAGGAGTTTGGTAAAGGCCCGATGAACATGTTTGTGAGTGTGCCGCAGTATCCTCCCGCAAGTTTCAAAGGGGTGGTGCGGGCGAACTTCGATACGTTGTATTCCATCGCCTGGCTCGATTTGACCAAGGAGCCGCTGGTGATTTCCGCGCCGGACACCGCGGGGCGTTTTTATCTGTTGCCGATGCTCGACATGTGGAGCGACGTCTTCGCTTCGCCCGGCTGGCGCACTACCGGCACACAGGCCAGTCAGTTTCTGGTGACACCACCGGGCTGGACGGGAACGGTACCTGCCGGATTGAGTCATTTGCCAGCGCCGACGCCTTTCGTCTGGATCATCGGCCGGACCAAGACCGACGGGGAAGCCGACTACGCGGCAGTGCACAGTATTCAGGCGGGCTATACCGTGACGCCGTTGTCGCAGCTGGGTAAAAAAGCTGAACCGGTCACCGTGAAAGTCGACCCGGCGGTGGACATGAAAACGCCGCCGAAGATTCAGGTCGATACGCTGTCGGCGGCAAAATACTTTGCCTACGCCGCCGAATTGCTCAAAGTGCATCCGCCTCACCTCACCGATCAGCCGATCCTGGCGCAGATGCAACGCATCGGTATCGAGGTGGGTAAATCGTTCAACATCGAGACACTGGACCCGGCCGTGAAAGCCGCATTGCAGACCGTGCCTGAAGAAGCGCAAACACTGATGAAGTGGAAGGTTGAAACGCTTGCTCGGGTGGTCAACGGCTGGTCGATGAACACCGACACCATGGGGGTCTACGGCAATTACTACCTTAAACGCGCGATCGTGGCGCAGGTCGGGTTGGGGGCGAACTTGCCCGAGGATGCGATTTATCCGCTGAACATGGGGGACGACAAGGGCAAGCCGCTCGATGGGGCCAACAAGTACGTCCTGCATTTTGATAAAGCTGAAGTACCGCCGGTGAACGCTTTCTGGTCGATCACGTTGTACGATCCGGAAGGATTCCAGGTGGGTAATACGCTAAACCGTTTTGCAGTCAGCAGCTGGATGCCGTTCAAGACTAACGCCGATGGTTCCCTGGACATCTATTTCCAGAACGAAAGCCCCGGCAAAGACCTTGAGGCCAACTGGCTTCCCGCCCCCAAAGGCCCGTTTAACCTGACCATGCGCCTGTACGGCCCAAAACCCGAGGCATTGAACGGCAAATGGAACCCGCCAGCCGTCAAACGACTGTGA
- a CDS encoding GNAT family N-acetyltransferase — MDTLEGHRISLRPLQLSDATPLLNAAQDGELWNLTVTVVPSPTTIDGYLKKALDGRDAGTVLPFVIVLNETGEVIGSTRFWKIDRLNRKLEIGSSWISARWQKTFVNTEAKYLMLRHAFDVLDCVRVQFTTDENNQKSRHAILRLGAQQEGIVRHERIMPDGRKRNSVRFSIIDDEWPSVRSNLEQKMTEYSLR, encoded by the coding sequence ATGGACACCCTGGAAGGTCACCGAATCAGCCTGCGTCCCCTGCAACTGAGTGATGCCACCCCCCTGCTCAATGCCGCGCAGGACGGCGAATTATGGAACCTGACAGTTACCGTCGTGCCCTCGCCCACCACCATTGATGGCTACCTGAAAAAGGCGCTCGATGGTCGAGATGCCGGCACCGTCCTGCCTTTCGTCATCGTGCTCAACGAAACCGGCGAAGTGATCGGCTCAACGCGCTTCTGGAAAATCGACCGCCTCAACCGCAAGCTGGAAATCGGCAGCAGCTGGATCAGCGCCCGTTGGCAGAAAACCTTCGTCAACACCGAAGCCAAATACCTGATGCTGCGCCATGCGTTCGACGTGCTGGACTGTGTACGGGTGCAGTTCACCACCGACGAAAACAACCAGAAATCACGTCACGCCATTTTGCGGCTGGGTGCGCAACAGGAAGGTATCGTGCGCCACGAACGGATCATGCCGGACGGTCGCAAGCGCAACTCGGTGCGGTTCAGCATCATTGATGATGAGTGGCCGTCGGTGCGCAGCAATCTGGAACAGAAAATGACCGAATACAGCCTTCGATAG
- the xth gene encoding exodeoxyribonuclease III, with product MKNLKIATFNVNGLRARLPNLRVWLEREKPDIACLQELKSVDAAFPAAELEAAGYGAIWQGQSSWNGVAILARDAQPLESRRGLPGDDTDTHSRYLEAAVHGVLVGCLYLPNGNPQPGPKFDYKLAWFERLIAYAKELQGSEHPVVLAGDYNVVPTDLDIYNTRSWLKDALLQPQSRECYQRLLDQGWTDSLRHLYPQDRLYTFWDYFRQHWQTNSGLRIDHLLLNPVLSPYLQEAGVDAWVRNEPHASDHAPTWIRVSSRK from the coding sequence ATGAAAAACCTGAAAATCGCCACGTTCAATGTCAACGGCCTGCGCGCACGTCTTCCCAATTTACGGGTATGGCTGGAACGGGAAAAACCGGACATTGCCTGTTTGCAGGAACTGAAATCGGTGGACGCAGCCTTTCCTGCCGCCGAGCTTGAGGCGGCCGGATACGGTGCCATCTGGCAGGGTCAATCTTCATGGAACGGGGTGGCGATTCTGGCGCGAGATGCGCAACCGTTGGAGAGTCGGCGCGGTTTGCCAGGCGATGACACCGATACCCACAGTCGCTATCTGGAAGCGGCGGTGCATGGTGTGCTGGTGGGGTGCCTGTACTTGCCCAACGGCAACCCGCAACCGGGGCCGAAATTCGACTACAAACTGGCGTGGTTTGAGCGGCTGATCGCCTATGCGAAGGAACTGCAAGGCAGTGAACACCCGGTGGTGCTGGCCGGTGACTACAACGTGGTACCCACCGATCTGGACATCTACAACACTCGGTCCTGGCTCAAGGATGCGCTGCTGCAACCGCAAAGCCGCGAGTGTTATCAACGTTTACTGGATCAGGGCTGGACGGATTCCCTGCGACATCTGTATCCGCAGGACCGGCTCTACACCTTCTGGGATTATTTCCGGCAGCACTGGCAGACAAACTCCGGGCTGCGCATCGATCACCTGTTGCTGAACCCGGTGCTGAGTCCTTATTTGCAAGAGGCCGGTGTCGACGCCTGGGTGCGCAACGAGCCGCATGCCAGTGACCATGCGCCGACATGGATTCGTGTGAGTTCGCGCAAGTAA
- a CDS encoding arylamine N-acetyltransferase, with the protein MSEPRLTHLELYLQRLGFDAPPAPTLETLRQLQLRHTGAFAFENLTTLSGEPVRIDLPSIEQKVLFDGRGGYCYELNHVFLALLQELGFDARGITGRVVMGQPEGAWTARTHRLSLVTLDGVRYITDVGFGGMVPTAPLMLDTEAGQPTPHEPYRIEQHADGYTLRANVGGEWRAMYIFDLQRQEDIDYTLGNWYVSTHPESSFAKQLMVARTGEGWRRTLNNGNFAIHRIGHESERRQVTDVDELIELLGSEFGILVPESARLRQVIERLIAPKEEV; encoded by the coding sequence ATGAGCGAGCCACGCCTGACCCACCTTGAGTTGTATTTGCAGCGCCTGGGCTTCGATGCGCCCCCGGCACCCACCCTGGAAACCCTGCGCCAGTTGCAGTTGCGCCACACCGGTGCCTTCGCATTTGAAAACCTCACCACATTGTCGGGCGAACCGGTGCGGATAGACCTGCCGTCCATTGAACAGAAAGTCCTGTTCGACGGTCGCGGTGGCTACTGTTATGAGCTCAACCATGTATTCCTGGCTTTGCTTCAGGAGCTGGGCTTCGACGCCCGTGGCATCACCGGACGGGTTGTGATGGGGCAGCCCGAAGGCGCGTGGACCGCTCGCACTCACCGTTTGAGCCTGGTCACTCTGGACGGTGTGCGCTACATCACCGACGTCGGCTTTGGCGGCATGGTCCCCACGGCACCACTGATGCTCGACACCGAAGCCGGGCAACCCACCCCTCATGAGCCGTATCGCATTGAACAACATGCGGATGGCTACACCTTGCGCGCCAACGTCGGCGGCGAGTGGCGGGCGATGTACATCTTCGACCTGCAGCGCCAGGAAGACATCGATTACACCCTCGGCAACTGGTACGTCTCGACCCATCCCGAGTCTTCGTTTGCCAAACAACTGATGGTTGCCCGGACCGGGGAGGGCTGGCGCCGTACGCTCAACAACGGCAACTTTGCAATACATCGGATCGGTCACGAGAGTGAGCGGCGCCAAGTGACGGATGTGGATGAGCTGATCGAGCTGCTGGGCAGCGAGTTCGGAATTCTGGTACCTGAGAGCGCCCGGTTGAGGCAGGTGATCGAGCGTTTGATCGCGCCGAAGGAAGAGGTCTGA